From Sphingomonas hengshuiensis, one genomic window encodes:
- a CDS encoding alkaline phosphatase D family protein has product MTGFDRRQLLLLLGSSTACLGAGALLSSAFAWDVPPPYNIEENPKFATTPFALGVASGDPAPDGFVIWTRLAPQPLDPHGGVIRKQMRVNWEVAEDERFQRVVRKGQKMAVPELAHAVHVELEGLQPDRHYWYRFQIAGHQSMVGRSRTLPLAATALDRVRFVAAGCQYYEEGHFTAWRRIAEEQIDFVFHYGDYIYEGPDWRIQNPGKPVPSTRFRFHNGPEIYSIDDYRARYALYKSDPDLQAAHAAHPFFMSFDDHEIDNNWASYTDENEMPPEIFALRRAGALQAYYENMPLRLSAFPKNGTMQMYRSARHGDLLNTFVLDTRQYRSNQANFDLRSPQTPEVFAPNRTITGFEQEAWLFDGLKQSPTRWNLIAQQVMLLNLLRRDTPEAAPMAGMDVWSGYMGSRRRLLSHIEKHRPGNVITISGDIHRHFAGDLIQDNGDGKIISSEFVATSITSGGDGELPDAPTLDALRSQNPHLKTMCNKRGYLLCDVTRDLWRGDLKIIDKVTQPNLPATIFASYVAEHGEPGLKPV; this is encoded by the coding sequence ATGACCGGTTTCGATCGCCGCCAGTTGCTGCTCCTGCTCGGTTCCTCCACCGCCTGCCTCGGCGCGGGCGCATTGCTCTCCAGCGCCTTCGCCTGGGACGTGCCGCCGCCGTACAATATCGAGGAGAATCCCAAATTCGCGACCACGCCGTTCGCGCTGGGCGTCGCATCGGGCGATCCGGCGCCCGACGGCTTCGTGATCTGGACCCGGCTCGCGCCGCAGCCGCTCGATCCGCATGGCGGGGTGATCCGCAAGCAGATGCGCGTGAACTGGGAAGTCGCCGAGGACGAACGCTTCCAGCGCGTGGTGCGCAAGGGGCAGAAGATGGCGGTGCCCGAACTGGCCCATGCGGTGCACGTCGAACTGGAGGGGCTGCAGCCCGATCGCCATTACTGGTACCGCTTCCAGATCGCCGGCCATCAGAGCATGGTCGGCCGCTCCCGCACACTGCCGCTGGCTGCTACTGCGCTCGACCGGGTGCGCTTCGTCGCCGCCGGCTGCCAATATTATGAGGAAGGCCATTTCACTGCCTGGCGCCGGATCGCCGAGGAGCAGATCGACTTCGTCTTCCATTATGGCGACTATATCTACGAGGGCCCCGACTGGCGCATCCAGAACCCCGGCAAGCCGGTGCCGAGCACGCGGTTCCGCTTCCACAACGGCCCCGAAATCTATTCGATCGACGATTATCGCGCCCGCTACGCGCTCTACAAGAGCGACCCCGACTTGCAGGCGGCGCACGCCGCGCATCCGTTCTTCATGAGCTTCGACGATCACGAGATCGACAATAACTGGGCGAGCTATACCGACGAGAACGAGATGCCGCCGGAGATCTTCGCGCTGCGCCGCGCCGGTGCGCTCCAGGCCTATTACGAGAATATGCCGCTGCGGCTGAGCGCCTTCCCGAAGAACGGCACGATGCAGATGTACCGCAGCGCGCGGCATGGCGACCTGCTCAACACCTTCGTCCTCGACACGCGGCAATATCGCTCGAACCAGGCCAATTTCGACCTGCGCTCGCCCCAGACGCCCGAAGTGTTCGCGCCCAACCGCACGATCACCGGCTTCGAGCAGGAGGCGTGGCTGTTCGACGGGCTCAAGCAATCGCCGACGCGGTGGAACCTGATCGCGCAGCAGGTGATGCTGCTCAACCTGCTGCGTCGCGACACGCCCGAGGCCGCGCCGATGGCGGGGATGGACGTGTGGTCGGGCTATATGGGCAGCCGCCGGCGGCTTTTGTCGCATATCGAGAAGCACCGGCCCGGCAACGTCATCACGATCAGCGGCGATATCCACCGCCACTTCGCGGGCGATCTGATCCAGGACAATGGCGACGGCAAGATCATCAGCTCGGAATTCGTCGCCACCTCGATCACCTCGGGCGGCGACGGCGAACTGCCCGATGCGCCGACGCTCGACGCGCTGCGCTCGCAGAACCCGCACCTCAAGACGATGTGCAACAAGCGCGGCTATCTGCTGTGCGACGTGACGCGCGATT
- a CDS encoding TonB-dependent receptor, which produces MFRKLLFTGSMIGLGAGLCAPSAAAAMQMQVFSIPAQPASSAIPLFARRTNLQILVSAEALRGVRTSSVTGTLAPRAALDQLLRGTGLRIVSWEGNVVTLGRGLDASAQDQSGDTVVAEDRDTIVVTGFARSVSAARTLKRKSDTIRDVIVAEDMAKFPELNLAESLQRIPGVAINREAGEGRRVTLRGLGPDFTRVQLNGMEVLGNVDSAMDSRGQRSRDRAFDFNIFASELFSRVEVEKSFQATQNEGGMAGTIGLFTAKPLERKQGLSGALSAKAGTNTYSEDFQPRLAAMLGYNHDNRLGVLVSVAWSKRKTQEQGYDTYNPVQPTAAQMQTYVKNGVDISALDTATQAKFLSGDLVFASGNRLSVWDAKQERLGATLATQWQPSDTLKLTLDGLYGEFRTDRNEYHLASRPTGSEIIFNGAYTDFGKPIAASKINAIRWDSSNFVNYADVDNSTYGSEHRRQINKNRFRQIALTGEWKPSDALTLDGHVGYEKSSYETPIDDKLYLQAQGGMVTSYAADGGSAHNSYKWDTTDPSKYSIRELYFRENGQETSLREGVLNARYQLSPVFRLNTGYAYRKYATEAWDWFNDGLYAAEFRSKPGYDAVTPYAVVYDGHKDQSFVVGDWDKMFATYGKSHTLTGPTSRTLNSFDISEATHAGFLQLNWNGELGGMGFRGNVGGRAYRTNVVNNGLVANAAGARVPTTVKTDYSGVLPALNATLELTPSLQIRLAAAQNINRPALASMKLTGSVTVNNGVYTISNGNPDLKPYKSTDLDIAAEWYFGRIGMVSVGVFHKNINDLITTVTLRDIPFSATGLPTSLAPGLTPDTNIAQFTQSVNLAKARLTGVEMAAQTDFAFLPAPFNGLGVLGNVTLIDSNSRENGLDGPITGLSDINANGTLYYENKLWGIRGSANYRSGYLRQRYNGVSAISEDGFKDSIYVDAAAFVNVAKGLRLTLDAINITNQPEVQINSIYDRLHNVTRSGTTVFLGMNLSF; this is translated from the coding sequence ATGTTTCGGAAATTGCTGTTCACCGGGTCGATGATCGGCCTGGGTGCTGGTCTTTGCGCGCCTTCCGCTGCGGCTGCGATGCAGATGCAGGTCTTTTCCATTCCTGCCCAGCCCGCGAGCAGCGCGATACCGCTCTTCGCGCGCCGCACCAATCTGCAGATCCTGGTTTCGGCGGAAGCACTGCGTGGCGTGCGGACCAGCAGCGTGACGGGCACGCTCGCACCGCGTGCGGCGCTCGATCAATTGCTGCGGGGCACCGGGCTGCGCATCGTGAGCTGGGAAGGCAATGTCGTCACGCTCGGCCGCGGCCTCGATGCCTCGGCACAGGACCAGAGCGGCGACACCGTCGTCGCCGAGGATCGTGACACGATCGTCGTAACCGGCTTTGCGCGCAGCGTCAGCGCCGCGCGCACGCTGAAGCGAAAGTCCGACACGATCCGCGACGTGATTGTCGCGGAGGATATGGCCAAATTTCCCGAGCTGAACCTCGCCGAATCGCTCCAGCGCATCCCGGGCGTCGCGATCAACCGCGAGGCGGGCGAAGGGCGGCGCGTGACGCTGCGCGGGCTCGGCCCCGATTTCACCCGCGTTCAGCTGAACGGCATGGAAGTGCTGGGCAACGTCGATTCGGCGATGGACAGTCGTGGCCAGCGCTCGCGCGACCGCGCGTTCGATTTCAACATCTTCGCCTCCGAGCTGTTTTCGCGCGTCGAAGTCGAGAAAAGCTTTCAGGCGACGCAGAACGAAGGCGGCATGGCCGGCACGATCGGCCTGTTCACCGCCAAGCCGCTGGAGCGCAAGCAGGGGCTGAGCGGCGCGCTGTCGGCGAAGGCGGGCACCAACACCTATTCCGAGGATTTCCAGCCGCGGCTGGCGGCGATGCTCGGCTACAACCATGACAACCGGCTGGGCGTGCTCGTCTCGGTCGCCTGGTCGAAGCGCAAGACGCAGGAACAGGGGTACGACACCTACAACCCCGTCCAGCCCACTGCCGCGCAGATGCAGACCTATGTGAAGAACGGCGTCGATATCTCCGCGCTCGACACGGCGACCCAGGCGAAGTTCCTCTCCGGCGATCTGGTGTTCGCGTCGGGAAACCGCCTGTCGGTGTGGGACGCCAAGCAGGAGCGGCTGGGCGCGACGCTGGCGACCCAGTGGCAGCCCAGCGACACGCTCAAGCTGACGCTCGACGGCCTCTACGGCGAATTCCGCACCGATCGTAACGAATATCATCTCGCGAGCCGCCCGACCGGATCGGAGATCATCTTCAACGGCGCCTATACCGATTTCGGCAAGCCGATCGCGGCATCGAAGATCAATGCGATCCGCTGGGATTCGAGCAACTTCGTGAACTATGCCGATGTCGACAATTCCACCTATGGCAGCGAGCATCGCCGCCAGATCAACAAGAATCGCTTCCGCCAGATCGCGCTGACCGGCGAGTGGAAGCCCAGCGACGCGCTGACCCTCGACGGGCATGTCGGCTATGAGAAGTCGAGCTATGAGACGCCGATCGACGACAAGCTGTACCTGCAGGCGCAGGGCGGCATGGTCACCAGCTATGCGGCCGATGGCGGGTCGGCGCACAACAGCTATAAGTGGGACACCACCGACCCCAGCAAATATTCGATCCGCGAGCTGTATTTCCGCGAGAACGGCCAGGAGACCAGCCTGCGCGAAGGCGTTCTCAACGCGCGCTACCAGTTGAGCCCGGTGTTTCGCCTGAACACCGGCTATGCCTATCGCAAATACGCGACCGAGGCATGGGACTGGTTCAACGACGGGCTGTACGCCGCCGAGTTCCGCAGCAAGCCCGGCTATGATGCCGTAACGCCCTATGCCGTCGTCTATGACGGGCACAAGGACCAGTCGTTCGTCGTCGGCGACTGGGACAAGATGTTCGCCACCTATGGCAAGAGCCACACGCTGACCGGGCCGACCAGCCGGACGCTCAACAGCTTCGATATCTCGGAAGCGACGCACGCCGGCTTTCTCCAGCTCAACTGGAACGGCGAACTGGGCGGCATGGGCTTTCGCGGCAATGTCGGCGGACGCGCCTATCGCACCAATGTCGTGAACAACGGGCTGGTCGCCAACGCGGCCGGCGCGCGCGTGCCGACCACGGTGAAGACCGATTATTCGGGCGTACTCCCCGCGCTCAACGCCACGCTGGAACTGACGCCTTCGCTCCAGATCCGGCTGGCAGCGGCGCAGAACATCAATCGCCCGGCGCTCGCATCGATGAAGCTCACCGGCAGCGTGACGGTGAACAACGGCGTCTACACGATCAGCAACGGCAACCCGGACCTGAAGCCGTACAAGAGCACCGATCTGGACATCGCCGCGGAATGGTATTTCGGGCGGATCGGCATGGTGTCGGTGGGGGTGTTCCACAAGAATATCAACGACCTGATCACCACCGTCACGCTGCGCGACATACCGTTTTCGGCCACCGGCCTGCCCACCAGCCTGGCGCCCGGGCTGACGCCCGACACCAATATCGCGCAGTTCACCCAGTCGGTGAACCTCGCCAAGGCACGTCTGACGGGGGTGGAAATGGCGGCGCAGACCGACTTCGCGTTCCTGCCGGCGCCCTTCAACGGACTCGGCGTGCTGGGCAACGTCACGCTGATCGATTCGAACAGCCGCGAGAACGGCCTCGACGGGCCGATCACCGGCCTGTCGGACATCAACGCCAACGGCACGCTTTATTATGAGAACAAGCTGTGGGGCATTCGCGGCTCGGCCAACTATCGCTCGGGCTATCTGCGCCAGCGCTACAACGGCGTGAGCGCGATCAGCGAGGACGGGTTCAAGGACTCGATCTATGTCGATGCCGCAGCGTTCGTGAACGTCGCCAAAGGGCTGCGGCTGACGCTGGACGCGATCAACATCACCAACCAGCCCGAAGTGCAGATCAACAGCATCTATGATCGGCTGCACAACGTCACCCGCAGCGGGACCACGGTGTTCCTGGGGATGAATCTCTCCTTCTGA
- a CDS encoding FecR family protein encodes MSSDIDDVAVHWALRVDANSLDGAERSAMDAWLARDPRHRGALFRARAALTLLENGDDTAQDAIPSATAKVSAAPQRRRAPVLAGVAAACAAVLALPWLLTTPSAYQTVKGQIREVALSDGSIAVLNTDSRVEVDYGIATRRIALGRGEAWFKVAHNAARPFIVEADGVLVRATGTAFSVREREGAVVVAVTEGSVEVWRGDRAGRRVTLRAGTMASLPVATPGQPLPATATNAPPRIEQVAAGEAPAWREGGVAFNETSVEDAAAELNRYNQVTLHVADPAIARYRITGYFEVAKPAQFADAVARITGAHVSRNRNEIFIGK; translated from the coding sequence ATGTCGTCCGATATTGATGATGTGGCAGTGCATTGGGCGCTGCGGGTCGATGCGAATAGCTTGGATGGTGCCGAACGCAGCGCGATGGATGCATGGCTCGCGCGCGATCCCCGGCACCGCGGCGCGCTGTTTCGCGCCCGCGCCGCGCTGACCCTGCTGGAGAATGGCGACGATACGGCGCAGGACGCGATCCCATCCGCGACTGCCAAGGTTTCGGCGGCCCCGCAGCGGCGGCGCGCACCTGTGCTGGCCGGGGTCGCCGCGGCGTGCGCGGCGGTGCTCGCGCTGCCATGGCTGCTAACGACGCCCTCCGCCTATCAAACCGTGAAGGGGCAGATTCGCGAAGTCGCGCTCAGCGACGGATCGATCGCGGTGCTCAACACCGACAGCCGCGTCGAGGTCGACTACGGCATCGCCACGCGCCGAATCGCGCTGGGACGCGGCGAGGCGTGGTTCAAGGTCGCGCACAACGCCGCCCGCCCGTTCATCGTCGAGGCGGACGGCGTGCTGGTCCGCGCCACCGGCACCGCGTTCTCGGTTCGCGAGCGCGAGGGGGCGGTGGTGGTCGCCGTGACCGAGGGTAGCGTGGAGGTGTGGCGCGGTGATCGCGCCGGACGCCGTGTGACGCTTCGAGCGGGAACCATGGCATCGCTGCCGGTTGCAACGCCCGGCCAGCCGCTGCCCGCCACCGCCACGAACGCGCCGCCGCGAATCGAGCAGGTCGCCGCGGGCGAGGCGCCGGCGTGGCGTGAAGGGGGCGTAGCGTTCAACGAAACCTCTGTGGAGGACGCCGCTGCCGAACTGAACCGCTACAACCAGGTGACGCTGCACGTCGCCGATCCGGCGATCGCCCGCTATCGAATCACGGGCTATTTCGAAGTGGCGAAGCCGGCGCAGTTTGCCGACGCGGTGGCGCGGATCACCGGCGCGCATGTGTCACGAAATAGAAATGAAATCTTCATCGGAAAGTAA
- a CDS encoding RNA polymerase sigma factor: MVQKVGNREPLRWVATRILPHEPALRRWLARAGLQPSDVDDVIQQTYCKLSELGSVAHIRDPRAYFFTTARSFVLQHVRREKVVQIQAASDHLDMLADEGPTPERIASDRWDLRMVNHAIANLPPRYREAIELRRLEGLSQKETAARMGVSEKVVENSLARGLKAVLHSIAQGSDYYSPREEEPVREECHVVRY, from the coding sequence GTGGTGCAGAAGGTCGGCAATCGCGAGCCGCTCCGTTGGGTGGCCACGCGGATTCTGCCGCACGAGCCGGCGCTCCGCCGTTGGCTGGCACGCGCGGGGTTGCAGCCCAGCGACGTGGACGACGTCATCCAGCAAACCTATTGCAAGCTGAGCGAACTCGGCTCGGTCGCGCATATCCGCGATCCGCGCGCCTATTTCTTCACCACGGCGCGTTCGTTCGTGCTCCAGCATGTCCGGCGCGAAAAGGTGGTTCAGATCCAGGCGGCGTCCGATCACCTCGATATGCTGGCGGACGAAGGGCCCACGCCCGAGCGTATCGCCAGCGACCGATGGGATCTCAGGATGGTCAACCATGCCATCGCCAATCTCCCACCGCGCTATCGTGAAGCGATCGAGTTGCGCCGGCTGGAGGGCCTGTCGCAAAAAGAAACTGCGGCCCGAATGGGCGTATCGGAAAAAGTCGTCGAGAACAGCCTTGCCCGCGGTCTAAAGGCTGTGCTCCATAGTATCGCGCAAGGCAGTGATTATTACAGCCCGCGGGAAGAGGAGCCGGTGCGTGAGGAGTGCCATGTCGTCCGATATTGA
- a CDS encoding ferritin-like domain-containing protein — METPEGPDIGEVRLAWIEPASVLGVRKLVQGAIDIEFATLPPYLYASMTILPETNAAAKARLQSIIMQEMIHMCLACNIMNAIGGTVRVNAPSYPGHLPGDVGGKLVIHLYPFSPEAMAQGMAIEKPLDPVQPKLLRSGAKSPVTIGEYYERLKAALCKLPASAWKPNRNQVNDGQFFQGQVFAVHNCDDACRAIDQIVSEGEGTPVTPENKGSPLDFQNELAHFYRFWEVYRNQVIEKDVAAGPDDSGYKWGGTLGVDYAQSYPAIVDPEEHKFKGESAAVRAAQDKCNAAYAAMIAALAAAFSGKNGQLGVGVRAMFDLRMAAIQALNTPMKNGKVAGPAFLPPKRSGASKGAAA, encoded by the coding sequence ATGGAGACGCCCGAGGGACCCGATATCGGCGAGGTGAGGCTGGCCTGGATCGAACCGGCCAGCGTCCTCGGCGTGCGCAAGCTGGTGCAGGGCGCGATCGACATCGAGTTCGCGACTCTGCCGCCCTATCTCTACGCGTCGATGACGATCCTGCCCGAGACGAACGCAGCGGCGAAGGCGCGGCTGCAATCGATCATTATGCAGGAGATGATCCACATGTGCCTCGCCTGCAACATCATGAATGCGATCGGCGGGACGGTGCGGGTCAACGCGCCCAGCTATCCGGGGCATCTCCCCGGCGATGTCGGCGGCAAGCTCGTCATCCACCTCTATCCCTTCTCGCCGGAGGCGATGGCGCAGGGCATGGCGATCGAAAAGCCGCTCGATCCGGTGCAGCCAAAGCTGCTCAGGTCAGGCGCGAAGTCGCCGGTCACGATCGGCGAATATTATGAGCGGCTGAAGGCCGCGTTGTGCAAGCTGCCCGCCTCGGCATGGAAGCCCAACCGCAACCAGGTGAATGACGGCCAGTTCTTCCAGGGGCAGGTATTCGCGGTCCATAATTGCGATGATGCCTGCCGCGCGATCGACCAGATCGTCTCGGAAGGGGAGGGCACGCCGGTGACGCCCGAGAACAAGGGCAGCCCGCTCGATTTCCAGAACGAGCTGGCCCATTTCTACCGCTTCTGGGAGGTCTATCGCAACCAGGTGATCGAGAAGGATGTGGCGGCGGGCCCGGATGATTCGGGCTATAAATGGGGCGGCACGCTCGGCGTCGATTATGCCCAATCCTATCCGGCGATCGTCGATCCCGAGGAGCATAAATTCAAGGGCGAATCCGCGGCAGTGCGCGCTGCGCAGGACAAGTGCAACGCGGCCTATGCGGCGATGATCGCCGCGCTCGCCGCCGCGTTTTCGGGCAAGAACGGCCAACTCGGCGTCGGGGTGCGGGCGATGTTCGATCTGCGCATGGCCGCGATCCAGGCGCTCAACACCCCGATGAAGAATGGCAAGGTCGCCGGACCCGCCTTTCTTCCGCCCAAGCGTAGCGGCGCCAGCAAGGGAGCGGCGGCATGA